Proteins encoded in a region of the Puntigrus tetrazona isolate hp1 chromosome 12, ASM1883169v1, whole genome shotgun sequence genome:
- the emc9 gene encoding ER membrane protein complex subunit 9, producing the protein MGEVELSCLAYAKMYLHASQFPRCSVNGLLLSSSPAGAAVCITDCVPLLHSHLSLAPITQLALTQVDVWCSQTQQRIVGYYQANACVSDSSPTPCALKIAEKIFEQCNNAVLLMIDGEKMFPGCRVPPIVMYERKDSRWALKDKHTIMLRQWEETCSIVNQLFSSGDQALLVDFDSHLDDITKDWTNQKLNAKIMELISPANGNV; encoded by the exons ATGGGTGAGGTGGAGTTGTCCTGTCTGGCTTATGCCAAAATGTACCTGCATGCAAGTCAGTTTCCTCGTTGCAGTGTGAACGGCCTGCTGTTGTCCTCCAGTCCAGCCGGGGCAGCGGTCTGTATCACAGACTGTGTGCCGCTGCTTCACTCGCACTTGTCTCTGGCTCCAATCACGCAGCTCGCTCTTACACAG GTCGACGTTTGGtgttcacaaacacagcagaggattgtgggatattATCAAGCCAATGCTTGTGTCTCAGACAGCAG CCCTACACCATGTGCATTGAAGATTGCGGAGAAGATCTTCGAGCAGTGTAACAATGCTGTTTTGCTTATG ATTGATGGAGAAAAGATGTTTCCAGGCTGCCGTGTTCCTCCGATCGTGATGTATGAGCGGAAAGACTCCCGCTGGGCTCTCAAAGACAAACACAC AATAATGCTTCGACAGTGGGAAGAAACCTGCTCCATAGTTAATCAGCTGTTCAGCTCTGGTGATCAGGCGCTACTGGTGGACTTTGACAGCCATTTGGATGACATCACAAAAGATTGGACCAATCAGAAACTGAATGCCAAGATCATGGAGCTGATCTCCCCAGCCAATGGGAATGTTTAA
- the psme2 gene encoding proteasome activator complex subunit 2: MSKANVLKINSDNAVRIENYRQSLYKQAEDLFSNHIPLKISQLDNLLKGDDFSITDLSSLHAPLEIPIPDPPAPEDEEMETDKNEDNEKKKKAPKCGFIKGNERIVKLLDIVKPEIMALKETCITVSCWISHLIPKIEDGNDFGVAIQEKILERITAVKTKVEGFQTNINKYFSERGDAVAKASKDTHVMDYRSLVHEKDEAAYSEIRVIVLDIRGFYAELYDVISKNLEKVTNPKGEEKPSMY, encoded by the exons atGTCCAAAGCCAATGTACTGAAGATAAACTCTGATAATGCAGTGAGG ATAGAAAACTACCGCCAGTCACTGTATAAGCAG GCAGAAGACCTGTTTTCCAATCACATACCTCTGAAGATATCACAGCTTGACAACCTGCTGAAG GGGGATGACTTCAGTATCACCGACCTCTCATCTCTTCACGCGCCCCTGGAAATCCCCATTCCCGACCCCCCTGCTCCAGAAGATGAG GAGATGGAGACAGATAAAAATGAAGATaatgagaaaaagaagaaag CTCCCAAGTGTGGCTTCATCAAAGGAAATGAGAGGATTGTGAAGTTGCTGGATATTGTAAAACCAGAGATAATGGCTCTGAAGGAGACCTGCATCACT GTTTCTTGCTGGATTTCTCACCTAATTCCAAAAATTGAAGATGGAAATGATTTTGGAGTTGCAATTCAG GAAAAAATCCTTGAGAGAATTACTGCTGTAAAGACCAAGGTGGAGGGTTTTCAGACCAACATTAACAA GTACTTCTCAGAGAGAGGTGATGCGGTGGCAAAAGCTTCCAAAGACACACACGTG ATGGATTATCGCTCTCTGGTGCATGAGAAGGATGAAGCAGCATATTCAGAGATTAGAGTGATTGTGCTCGATATACGCGGTTTCTAT GCTGAACTCTATGATGTCATCAGCAAGAATCTGGAGAAAGTGACGAATCCTAAAGGAGAAGAGAAGCCCTCCATGTACTGA
- the lsm5 gene encoding U6 snRNA-associated Sm-like protein LSm5, which produces MAAVAATNPSQLLPLELVDKCIGSRIHIVMKNDKEIVGTLLGFDDFVNMVLEDVTEFEITPEGRRITKLDQILLNGNNITMLIPGGEGPEV; this is translated from the exons ATGGCGGCAGTCGCGGCAACGAATCCCTCGCAGCTTTTACCTCTCG AGCTGGTGGATAAATGCATCGGCTCACGGATTCACATCGTCATGAAAAATGATAAAGAGATTGTGGGAACCCTGCTCGGATTTGATGACTTTGTCA ACATGGTTCTTGAGGATGTGACAGAGTT TGAAATCACTCCAGAAGGAAGAAGAATCACAAAGCTGGATCAGATTTTACTCAATGGCAATAACATCACAATG TTGATTCCTGGAGGAGAAGGACCAGAAGTTTGA